In one Echinicola marina genomic region, the following are encoded:
- the aroQ gene encoding type II 3-dehydroquinate dehydratase has product MKILIINGPNLNLLGKREPEIYGSQSFEEYFEQLKSTFPEVELSYYQSNIEGELVDKIHEVGFSYDGVLLNAGAYTHTSVAISDAIAGVTTPVLEIHISNIYKREEFRHKSIISKECIGMISGLGLKGYELGIQYFLQS; this is encoded by the coding sequence TTGAAAATACTGATAATAAACGGCCCAAACTTAAACCTTTTAGGCAAGAGAGAACCGGAAATTTATGGAAGCCAATCTTTTGAAGAATACTTCGAACAACTCAAAAGTACCTTCCCAGAAGTGGAATTATCCTATTACCAAAGCAATATTGAAGGAGAACTGGTGGATAAGATCCACGAAGTAGGGTTCAGTTATGATGGCGTATTGCTTAATGCGGGAGCCTATACCCATACTTCTGTGGCCATATCTGATGCCATTGCAGGCGTGACCACTCCTGTCCTCGAAATTCATATTTCCAATATTTACAAAAGAGAAGAATTTCGTCATAAAAGCATTATTTCCAAAGAATGTATAGGCATGATTTCTGGTCTAGGATTAAAAGGCTATGAATTAGGCATCCAGTATTTTCTTCAATCTTAA
- a CDS encoding tRNA1(Val) (adenine(37)-N6)-methyltransferase produces MANNYFQFKQFTIFQDQCAMKVSTDAAVLGALASQDQPENILDIGTGTGVIALMMAQRFEKAQIKALEIDSKAFTQASENIAQSPWADQVKIEKGSFQNFSKSCSEKFDLIVSNPPYYTNHNKSKDKQRNLALHNDELPFGDLIKGVLKLLEPNKGKFWVILPPNQMKELEKIANFFELYSNAFYELRDRPSTKVLRQIKSFSFSKLTIPEPTSICIKDEDFSYSQAYKHLLKDFLTIF; encoded by the coding sequence ATGGCCAATAATTATTTCCAATTTAAACAGTTTACCATTTTTCAAGACCAATGCGCCATGAAGGTAAGCACCGATGCAGCGGTTTTGGGAGCATTGGCCAGCCAAGATCAACCTGAAAATATCCTAGACATTGGTACAGGCACTGGTGTCATCGCTTTGATGATGGCACAACGATTTGAAAAAGCCCAAATTAAGGCATTGGAAATTGATAGCAAGGCATTTACCCAAGCCAGCGAAAATATAGCCCAAAGCCCTTGGGCTGATCAGGTAAAAATAGAAAAGGGTTCCTTCCAAAATTTTTCAAAGAGCTGTTCTGAAAAATTCGATTTAATCGTCAGCAACCCTCCTTATTACACTAACCATAACAAATCCAAAGACAAACAACGCAACCTAGCCCTTCACAATGATGAATTACCCTTTGGCGATTTGATCAAGGGAGTCCTTAAATTACTGGAACCCAACAAGGGGAAATTCTGGGTAATCCTCCCTCCAAATCAAATGAAAGAACTGGAGAAAATCGCCAATTTTTTCGAACTATATTCCAATGCATTTTATGAACTGAGAGATCGGCCAAGTACAAAGGTGCTAAGACAAATCAAATCATTTTCATTTAGTAAACTGACTATTCCTGAGCCAACCTCCATATGCATTAAAGATGAGGATTTCAGCTACAGTCAAGCATATAAGCATTTATTAAAGGATTTTTTGACAATTTTTTAA
- a CDS encoding MarC family protein, protein MFDFKEILSVTLILFSVIDILGSIPIIINLRRKSGHIQSEKATIVAGILMVLFLLLGKNILNLFGIGVDDFAIAGALIIFALGAEMILGIEIFKPDPEADASSTSIVPIAFPLIAGAGTMTTILTLKSEFAQTNIAIGILINLVIVYIVLKSTNWLEKKLGKTGLDVLRRIFGIILLSIAIKIFKTNLFEAL, encoded by the coding sequence ATGTTTGATTTCAAAGAAATTCTATCGGTGACACTGATCTTGTTTTCAGTAATTGATATTTTGGGTTCCATCCCCATTATTATCAACCTACGCCGAAAATCGGGGCACATTCAGTCTGAAAAAGCGACCATTGTGGCAGGTATCCTTATGGTCCTTTTTCTACTGTTGGGCAAAAACATCCTCAATCTTTTCGGAATTGGGGTAGATGATTTTGCCATCGCAGGAGCACTGATCATTTTTGCACTGGGTGCGGAAATGATCTTGGGTATTGAAATTTTCAAACCCGATCCAGAAGCAGATGCTTCCAGTACTTCCATTGTCCCTATTGCTTTTCCTTTGATTGCTGGGGCTGGAACGATGACCACTATTTTGACCCTGAAGTCAGAATTTGCGCAGACCAATATTGCGATAGGTATTTTGATCAATTTGGTGATCGTCTATATCGTATTAAAGAGTACCAATTGGCTGGAAAAAAAGCTGGGCAAAACCGGCTTGGATGTACTGAGGAGGATTTTCGGTATCATTCTCTTATCCATTGCTATCAAAATATTCAAAACAAACTTATTTGAGGCACTGTAA
- a CDS encoding fasciclin domain-containing protein, with amino-acid sequence MKKYIYILAISLGFISCIDDDYLVDGGVSSPYVGTDTYTFLQSHSQLDTLALLIERAGLIDEVNGENTLFAPNNLSIQKYVDAVLADMREDDAEAEYTVNDIPVDTLQKYMGGYIFPGKITREDMSNQGEIMTALNGEQKRISLEPREEYTNQLSSFPEYVFFTYKKGEEWDEWDNITDDDVIIVRTSNLLSTSGVIHVLQGTHTLFNYERE; translated from the coding sequence ATGAAAAAATATATTTATATCCTAGCTATATCACTTGGCTTCATTTCATGTATTGATGATGATTATCTGGTAGATGGAGGAGTCAGCAGCCCTTACGTAGGCACTGATACTTATACCTTCCTGCAGTCGCATTCACAATTGGACACGCTTGCGTTATTGATCGAAAGAGCAGGGCTAATCGACGAGGTAAATGGAGAAAACACCCTTTTTGCTCCTAATAATCTTTCTATCCAAAAATATGTGGATGCCGTTTTGGCTGACATGAGAGAAGACGACGCTGAGGCAGAATACACCGTAAATGACATACCCGTGGACACTTTACAAAAATATATGGGAGGTTATATCTTTCCTGGAAAAATCACCAGAGAAGATATGAGCAACCAAGGAGAAATCATGACGGCATTAAATGGTGAGCAGAAAAGAATTTCCTTAGAACCAAGGGAAGAATACACGAACCAATTGAGTAGCTTTCCTGAGTATGTGTTTTTCACCTATAAAAAGGGTGAGGAATGGGACGAATGGGACAACATCACAGATGACGACGTAATAATAGTCAGGACATCTAATTTATTGTCTACGAGCGGAGTAATACATGTATTACAAGGAACCCATACCCTGTTTAATTATGAAAGAGAGTAA
- a CDS encoding DUF5007 domain-containing protein translates to MKKALFQILALSFLGVVSCTPPEVGYLSDNVHATQDTISVDRGTFAVSARPAIENSTAPLKWEIVGFTDLDGNPNNELLETHEIRIWKESFNGDTDTTLALAEAKLELSEEPSIMINEVSGEFAFTQATKFVQNDLFKADVQVSNIKGEKLLQDFTIIKLKPFLAVEFPTEMRSRLLFDSDEGSSIAHTGVITGSSDENIPSVLDGTNPYFSVQKISNEPANSVKVDMIIQDSYGNAVDTDEITFYPSGSSYLQNYHDNSVETVEGDKKTSFFLPAPPFPQFGRNYSGNSTYLMYYLSKGSAFVVDTEAYEADKGPKTAAEWDEFWAPYRDPETGKIRNHAYIRWGVKINDTGTWELKMKIPYTKLDE, encoded by the coding sequence ATGAAAAAAGCATTATTTCAAATACTAGCGTTATCATTTTTGGGCGTGGTCTCTTGTACCCCTCCTGAAGTAGGTTATCTAAGCGACAACGTTCACGCTACACAAGACACTATAAGTGTCGATAGAGGGACCTTTGCTGTTTCTGCACGTCCAGCCATAGAAAACTCCACCGCACCATTGAAATGGGAAATTGTGGGTTTTACAGACTTGGACGGCAATCCAAACAACGAATTATTGGAAACCCATGAGATCCGAATTTGGAAAGAATCCTTTAACGGTGATACAGACACTACTTTAGCTCTTGCGGAAGCAAAATTGGAGCTTTCGGAAGAACCATCCATTATGATAAACGAAGTCAGTGGGGAATTTGCATTCACGCAAGCTACCAAGTTTGTTCAAAATGATCTATTCAAGGCAGACGTACAGGTTTCCAATATCAAAGGAGAAAAATTACTTCAGGATTTCACTATCATTAAATTGAAGCCTTTTCTAGCGGTAGAGTTTCCTACCGAAATGAGGTCTAGATTATTATTTGATTCAGATGAAGGTAGCTCCATAGCCCATACAGGAGTGATTACAGGATCTAGCGATGAGAATATCCCTAGTGTACTTGATGGAACCAATCCTTACTTTTCTGTTCAGAAAATAAGTAATGAACCTGCTAACTCTGTAAAGGTAGATATGATCATTCAAGACAGCTATGGCAATGCTGTAGATACTGACGAAATCACCTTTTACCCAAGCGGATCATCCTATCTTCAAAACTACCACGACAATTCTGTAGAAACTGTTGAAGGAGATAAGAAGACTTCTTTCTTCCTGCCTGCTCCTCCCTTCCCACAATTCGGGAGAAACTACAGTGGCAACAGCACTTATTTGATGTACTACCTTTCCAAAGGAAGTGCCTTTGTGGTAGATACAGAGGCTTATGAAGCTGACAAAGGCCCCAAAACAGCTGCAGAATGGGATGAGTTTTGGGCACCATACAGGGATCCTGAAACTGGCAAAATCAGAAACCACGCCTACATCAGATGGGGGGTTAAAATAAATGATACGGGTACCTGGGAATTGAAAATGAAAATCCCTTATACCAAATTGGATGAATAG
- the rnhA gene encoding ribonuclease HI yields MILIYTDGAAKGNPGNGGYGTILKFKQHEKELSEGFRLTTNNRMELLAVIKGLEAIKVEGIPVKVYSDSKYVVDAITKGWIWTWQKKGFKDKKNVDLWKRYIPLHNKYKPQFQWVKGHAGHPENERCDQLAVDAAESKNLLIDEVYEQENKLN; encoded by the coding sequence ATGATTTTAATTTACACTGACGGAGCAGCTAAGGGAAATCCTGGAAACGGGGGCTATGGCACCATTTTGAAATTTAAACAGCATGAAAAGGAGCTTTCTGAAGGATTTCGATTGACGACCAATAATCGAATGGAGCTGCTAGCAGTAATCAAGGGGCTTGAAGCCATCAAAGTAGAAGGAATCCCAGTAAAAGTCTACTCAGACAGTAAATATGTAGTGGATGCCATTACCAAAGGTTGGATATGGACTTGGCAAAAGAAGGGGTTCAAAGACAAAAAAAACGTAGACCTTTGGAAGCGTTATATCCCATTGCATAATAAATACAAGCCCCAATTTCAATGGGTGAAAGGTCATGCAGGCCACCCTGAAAATGAGCGATGTGATCAGTTAGCCGTAGATGCCGCAGAATCGAAAAACCTATTGATCGACGAAGTTTACGAACAGGAAAACAAATTGAACTAA
- a CDS encoding aminotransferase class V-fold PLP-dependent enzyme — MITFSPGPSKVYDKVAEYLQDAFNQGILSANHRSATFMNLYQETETLIKEKLHVPEDYKLLFTSSATENWEILAQSIVERASFHIYSGSFGKKWLSFASHLNPETESLKLDTETELDVASLDIDEKFDLIAITQNETSNATEVSNELIAELGQKYPSKMIAVDTTSSMAGIELDFSLADIWYASVQKCFGLPAGLGLLILSPKAIEKCHRKGEVGRYNSLSFMLENASNYQTHYTPNVLGIYLLKRSLEDRPEIQETDQLLRARMRQLENTIAQSEKLMMLVQNPKTRSKTVMGISGKEEFIKEIKAAAEKAGMQMGSGYGPLKPTSFRIANFPAISDDEFDKLIKFLKEY; from the coding sequence ATGATCACATTTTCACCAGGACCTTCTAAGGTCTATGACAAAGTAGCAGAATACTTACAGGATGCTTTCAATCAAGGCATCTTAAGCGCCAATCACCGTAGTGCTACATTTATGAACCTTTATCAGGAAACTGAAACTTTAATAAAAGAAAAGCTTCATGTTCCTGAGGATTATAAATTGCTTTTCACCTCTAGTGCGACAGAAAACTGGGAGATCCTTGCCCAGTCAATTGTGGAGCGTGCCAGTTTTCATATATATTCAGGTTCATTTGGAAAAAAATGGTTGAGCTTTGCTTCCCATTTAAATCCAGAAACGGAATCCTTAAAATTGGATACGGAAACAGAACTGGATGTAGCTTCTTTGGATATTGACGAGAAATTCGACCTAATCGCTATTACCCAAAACGAGACATCGAACGCCACAGAAGTGAGCAATGAATTGATTGCTGAGCTAGGACAAAAATACCCCAGTAAAATGATTGCGGTGGATACTACTTCTTCCATGGCGGGAATTGAATTGGATTTCTCATTGGCAGATATTTGGTATGCTTCTGTACAAAAATGCTTTGGACTTCCTGCTGGATTAGGACTATTGATCCTCTCCCCTAAGGCCATTGAAAAATGTCATCGTAAAGGAGAAGTTGGAAGATATAATTCTTTAAGCTTCATGTTGGAAAATGCTTCAAATTACCAGACGCATTATACTCCAAATGTTTTGGGTATTTATTTGCTAAAAAGAAGCTTGGAGGACAGACCAGAAATCCAGGAGACTGATCAATTACTTAGAGCAAGAATGAGACAACTGGAGAACACCATTGCTCAATCTGAAAAGCTCATGATGCTCGTTCAAAATCCGAAAACCAGAAGTAAGACTGTAATGGGAATTTCAGGTAAGGAAGAATTCATCAAGGAAATCAAGGCCGCAGCAGAAAAGGCAGGAATGCAAATGGGCAGCGGTTATGGACCTTTAAAGCCTACCAGCTTTAGAATAGCCAATTTCCCTGCCATCAGCGATGACGAATTTGATAAATTAATCAAATTCCTAAAAGAATATTAA
- the xerD gene encoding site-specific tyrosine recombinase XerD, giving the protein MEGYWEKYIKQFVYYLKIERSLSQNSIIAYQHDIKRLTQHFNEYYPGLQLQGVQLVHLRSFVHDLASLEVSAYTQARVISGIKAFFKFLMYEDIIFEDPSVLLETPKLGRKLPDTLSYQEISQILEGIKLGEGEGHRNRAMLEVLYSSGLRVSELIELKLSNVYTDIGFLRVIGKGNKERLVPVGRDALKYLQIYMKEIRRHQKIAAGHEEYVFLNRRGKKLTRVMVFLMIKKIVAEVGIQKKVSPHTFRHSFATHLIEGGADLRAVQEMLGHESITTTEIYTHLDREYLRQVLTEFHPRK; this is encoded by the coding sequence ATGGAGGGCTATTGGGAGAAATATATCAAGCAGTTTGTCTATTATTTAAAGATAGAGCGCTCTCTGAGCCAAAATTCAATTATTGCCTATCAGCATGATATCAAAAGATTGACCCAGCATTTTAATGAATATTATCCTGGTTTGCAGTTGCAAGGAGTGCAGCTGGTACATTTAAGATCATTTGTACATGACTTGGCCTCTTTGGAAGTTTCAGCATATACCCAGGCAAGGGTGATTTCAGGAATAAAGGCATTTTTTAAATTCTTGATGTATGAGGATATTATTTTTGAAGATCCTTCTGTATTATTAGAGACGCCTAAGTTGGGAAGGAAATTGCCAGATACCTTGAGCTATCAAGAAATCAGTCAAATTTTGGAAGGGATCAAATTGGGAGAAGGAGAAGGTCACCGAAATAGGGCGATGTTAGAGGTGCTTTATAGTAGTGGGCTACGTGTGTCGGAACTTATAGAACTAAAGCTATCTAATGTTTACACGGATATTGGCTTTTTAAGGGTTATTGGAAAAGGGAATAAGGAGCGACTAGTGCCTGTTGGCAGAGATGCATTAAAATACCTTCAAATTTATATGAAAGAAATTCGTCGTCACCAAAAAATAGCGGCAGGTCATGAGGAATATGTGTTCCTGAATCGGCGGGGGAAAAAGCTAACCAGGGTAATGGTGTTTTTGATGATCAAAAAGATTGTGGCTGAAGTAGGGATTCAAAAAAAGGTTAGTCCACATACTTTTAGACATAGCTTTGCCACTCATTTGATAGAGGGGGGGGCAGATCTAAGGGCTGTGCAAGAAATGCTAGGGCATGAAAGTATTACTACGACAGAAATTTATACCCATTTGGACAGGGAATATTTAAGGCAGGTACTGACCGAGTTTCATCCAAGGAAATAA